The sequence TAGGTCCCGTGGTGACATATTTATAGGCAGACCAAGATATAAATAGCTGTATTTTGAGACACCAACAAGCCAGGAACCTACAAAGGCCTGGAGTTCGCTGTGTTTTCTGTGGACTAAAGGTAGAGTAACAATTAAACACAGGTAAAGTCCAAAGGCTACGTTGGAAATGGTGGGAAATATTGTGCCATATTTCTGTAATGATTAGACCACTGCATGCTGCATGTTTACAGTGAGGACACCTTAACCGTTAGCCAGTATAGCCGTAAAAATAGTTTCTCAGTGGCAAGTGCGCAGATCATGCCAAGTCTCAGTAATGTTTAAGCGAGTGATCTGTAAGTATCGAGCTTAATGCCTAGATCTCATGAACTGCCATGTAAAGCAAGTGTAATTATTTTCTGGAAAAATGACCATGGGAAGGTTTGTGGCAATTTTTGATTTGATATTTTTTAATTCCTTGGTATTTTTTAGACAAATGTACTTGATATATTTGACTCCATGTTGTGCCCATGGATTGCAAGAAGTCGTAACATTCCTGTAATTCAAACCAACAGTGGAGAGACTAGAGCACTATTTTCAGCTGACGCATACTGTCAACATCCAACATGTTTATCCATTGCATTTCCACACAAGCAGTTCACAGCTTGAGTGCATATTCCTTTTTGACACTGTCTACATATCAGACTAACCACACTGTTTCTTTAGTTATCACACATTTGCCCAACCCGAAGGtaaaatgcatgcatgtgtgaattAAATGGCAACAACTTCAAAGGATCCAAGCTCCTGTTTCACTAGTTTAAGAAAGAGCATTCTCTATCTAATCATCATTTGCATGCTAAACAGAGAAGCATGGAGGCGGACTTGGCAGGATCTGATGAGGACTGGGACGGGGACGAGGATGAGGACACTCAGTACATGATTGAACAGAGTCTCTTGCAGTACAACAAGCGATGTGGTTCAAAGTCCAAGTACGTCGCCTCAATCAGCATTGTCCTGCATCCCACATGATAAACTAGTTGCACGtttggtgggggagggggcagacaaaattctattgatgtcattgtaattcTTCAGTGAGCCTGAGGATACCATTGACGTTGATGAAATCTTAACAGTTATAAGAACAGGTGAGGCTTATCCTATGTTTATCCTTTTTATCTCAAGCTATGTCCTTGTAAACAATATAGAAAACAGTACAATTCAATAAACCTCATTAACTCCCCTCCCAGATCTGATCTGAGCTCTTTCCATTTCCTGCTCTGTCTGATTGGAGTTAGGTGATGAGGAGGCCCTCAGAAGACTTGTCCAGTGCCGGGAAGCTTTGTCCAAGGCAGACAGTAGGGGCTGGCTGCCAATCCATGAGGCAGCGGCCCAGGAGAAGAAGAGCATTTTGGAGATCATTTATGCAGGTGCTCACATTATGTGGCTTGTCTTCTCACCTGACTATGAGATACTAGACAGAGATGTCAAGTAACAAATTagaaatacttaagtacagtaccGGTACTTAAGTATGAACGGAGAGTATTTGTACTTTGCTcgagtttttatttttcttcctactttcacttcactacattttaaaaattaaatctacacttttactccactacattttcatTAGCAGCATTAAGTAATAATGTAAAATAAGTAATAAGTGtaataatgtaaaataaaataatgtgcaaatgaaaaacaaaagccaCAGTTTCCATTCAACATGTTCAACATATTTGCAACCCCAAGATATTCTGATACCcaggaaatccagagttctcgcgagagcacaatttgaatttaatctttcggatttgggtctggattttccaggctaattCTGACCTGATGTAATCACAGgacacagcaaaataataaaataatatttatttatatagcacttttcaagcacagagaacaaagtgctttacagaccaacaaaaacaaaaaatagtaataataacaataatgataataataataattaaaaaaacaatgtgttCCCTAAATTTAGACTTTGTCAAAGGTCTGGCTGCTGAGTTCTGAACAGTCTGTAAACGACAGATGGATTGACGGTTTAGACAGGTGAATAAGGTGTTGCAATAATCAAGTCTAGATGAAACAAATGCATGTATaattctctctgtgtcctttaAAGATAGCATTGACCTGATTTTGGAAATATTTCTCAGTTGATAATAACAGGACTGGACAATGAGTTTTACATGTTGGTAAAATGTTATGTCTATATCAAATAAAACCCCTAAGTTTCTAGAAGTAGAACTAAATGAAGACATATTGACAGAGTGAAGGCCTAGCAAATATAGAAGACATAGCACACCAAGGCCTTGGTAGGCTGTTGCTTTTCATTAATAACACTTTTGTTTAGGCTTTCAaggtgtgtttatgtaatgtgatGTAGCTGCCTTTCTAAACATATTGGATAAACTTCATTGAAGGCCTATAAAAGGAAGCAGCAGTGAAAAATGAATGGCAGCCATACCTTTGTTCAGACTTTAAAGACATTGTGTATGAAGTGTAGGCAACCAGTTTTAAGGTGCTGCATGAACTTATAGCTATGGGAGGGGGTTGTCACCCTACCTGACCTCAAAACTTTTACTAGTACTTTGTACTTTTAGTAGGCTACTTAAGTATGTTTTATAATGGGCTACTTGCCATACTTAAGTACTGTAAATAATAGATATGTGGTATGCTTATAGATTATTTTTACGTTACTTACGTCATTTTTTGATCAAATATCTGTACTTCTACTCAAGTGTGGGTTTCAGATACTTTTTACCACAACTCTGGTACTAGATATCACCTTAGTCCATTCAAAACTTGATTTAATTGGATATCTATATCCAACATTGACTGTATGACCAATATTTCAGAAAATGGcaggaaattattttttatttgaaatgtgaAGTGTTTCTTAACAGGTTAAGAGCCTTAAACATCTTAGTAGTCAACATTCAATAGCAGAgcatttttacagtgtactcttTTACATCCTATTACAAAACAGTATTCAGTGTTTGATGACTGAAATTCTCATATGACCCACACAGCGTCCTTCCAAGGAGCTGGAGAGAGTCGGACACCAACTGGAGAGACGCCGCTCTTCTTCAGCGTGGTGTACGGGCACTCGAGGAATACTATGTTCCTGCTACAGAATGGCTGCAACCCTGACAGCCAGAATGAAGATGGGGACTCTCCCCTGGTTGCAGGTGTGTGAGacattagacacacacaaaatcatacCATGGAGAGATATTCAGGATTAAATATGGAGAAGGGTGAAGTAGAGGTTTAAGAAGCAAAGCAGGCAAACTAGCAAACAATGAAGTTGAGGAGGCTGGAGCTATTTGGctcttaaaataaaaataacaagtGTTTGTATCTACTTTAGAAAAATCATTAGCTTAGTGGTTCTTGCCCACTATGTTAGAGAGAAAGTAAGCAGGAAACTACAGAAATGTAGGTTTAACCAGGACACCTGCttctccatgccatgcacaaaGGTAAGAGTTTCTCAACCTTATTTGGttgttgacttgacttgtagcCTGTGATCACAGACAGCTGTGTTGGATTAGGATGGGACTATGTGCTAATGTGTGGGTGGGGCAAGTGAGCTGTTAATTGACACATTTTCAGGCCAACTCCTAAAGTTCACAAGCAGTCCAAGCAAGACACAAGGTGGTAGAACAGTTTAGGAATATGATGCAGTGAAATAGAGCTCAAATGACTTCCACATTCTAAACCCACTCTGTACTACAAGTaaagtatttgtttatttttatgcaTTCCTAATTCTTTTAATTACGTCTTTgttccttcccctctctcacacacttcctCTTGTCCCCTCACTTTCCTAAAATCCTTTCTCcattctttttctgtcttttcttttcagCTATAAAGAATGAACAGTATGACATGGCTGCTCTCCTCCTTCACTACGATGCCAAAGTGGACCAAAGAGGGGCCCTCCAGAGAACCGCTCTCCACGAGGCTTCCCTCCTGGCTTTGCCGAACTATGTTTACCTTCTCCTGCAGTCAGGAGCAGACCCCAACGCCTGTGATGCTGGTGAACGCACCCCCCTGGGATTGGCTGCTCAAGCAGGCCACCTGAATATTGTTGAAATTCTACTCCAGGGAGGTATGCTATGCTGTCTGTATATCGTTTCACCAAATCCATCAAGGTATTGGACCTGTATCAtgttttgctatttattattaaCCAGTATTGCTACAGCAAGCTGCCAGACCGACCTATTCTGCTGTTCACCCTCCtcattgtctgtctctctctaactcGTATCTGCATTTTACACTTTCTCATCTGCAAGCTGCCAGACCTGAGGGTAACATTTTGACTGTTCATCCTCTTACTCTtggtcactctctccctctgctgctcCATATGTCTTTCTCTCCTAAAGGGGCTAGGGTTTCATCCGAGTCAGCCAACTCTGGCTCCATATTGTTTGAGGCAGCTGCCTCTGGTAATCCAGACGTTGTAGCTGTACTGCTGGATTACGGCGCTGACCCCAATGTACCCATGCATACAGGCCACCTACCCATCCACAGGGTGGCTTACAGAGGACATATTCTGTAAGTGCCATGGATTTACTTGAGAGACTTAAATCAATGGCTTAATGTCATAATTTACTTACTTATGATTGAAAAGGGAATCCTTACAATGAAGCGGTGATGTCTAATGCATTGTAAAAGTGCATCAGACACAGTTTTGTTGGATCTCTTGGGGGACAGACCTGTTTTGATACTTGTGTCAAGCATGCGATGACTTCTGTACAATGAGCCCTATGGCACAGAGTGATAAGTGTGTATGATGCAAACTCCTAACTCTGTCCAGTTAGACTAGCATCATTCACAAAGCAGGGGGAGTTGTAAGATGCTGGTAACCATCATCACTCCCTGCTGTCCCTCCCCCATTCACAGAGCCCTGGAGCAGTTAATCCCAGTGACCAAACTGGAGGCTGTGACCATGAGTGGCATGAGCCCTCTGCACTCTGCGGCGGCTGGCGGGCACCCCCAGTGCCTGGAGCTGCTCATCGGCGCGGGCTACGACGCCAACTTCATGCTGCACCCCAAGGTGCGGCGCAACTACGAGGATGAGCGACGGTCGGCACTGTACTTCGCTGTGTTCAACAACGACCTCCGGTCGACACGGCTGCTGCTGGATGCGGGCGCCATGCCCAACCAGGACCCCGTCAACTGCCTCCAAGTAGCACTGCGCCAGGGCAACTACGAGCTCATCAACATGCTGCTGCGCTACGGCGCCAACGTCAACTACTACTCGCGCATCAACACCACGCACTTCCCCTCGGCTCTGCAGTACGCTCTCAAGGACGAGGTGATGCTGCGCATGCTGCTCAACTATGGGTACGATGTGCAGCGATGTTTCGACTGTCCCTACGGCAATGGGCCCCACGTGCCTTCTGACTACGAAGGCTGGAGCGCCTCAGTTATAAAAGACATGGTGGTGAGACAAGCAACAGCCCAGAGTGGTGTGGCTAACGTCTTTGTCTACAAGTCTTTTCTAGTCTAAATTGTCCCCAAAGGGAAACTGGTTTAATTACTGTTTTAACAGGTGACCAAGGGCTCCACCCTTGACCATGAGTAGTACTGATTATGATGCTGTGACTATTCCAGCCCCATTTGTTTTAATTGTTGGGATGGTTAAATCATAGAGAACAAAAAGATTATGAGGGAAAGAATACAAACatctattctctctccctctcccccttgcCTCCACTTTCTGCAGTTTTGTGAGGTGATAACTGTGTACTGGCTGAAGCACTTATCAGGGCAGGTGGTCCGCATCATGCTGGATTACGTTGACCATGTCACCCTCTGCTCCAAACTGAAAGCCGTTCTAATGGAACAAAAACAGTGGGACGATATTTGCCAAATCCAAGGTGAGTGTCCTCAGCCTCGAGGCATGACCTGATTACTTTAAGCATTTCCTTTGAATAATGGTTGCGGATGCCTTTGTGGACTAGTACATTTCGCAATTTACTGTACTAAAGTGTTACTTATAGAAATATtgtgaaatgtgaaaaataGCCTGTCCAAAGGGCTATGTAAAAAGTCTACTTAACGCGACAATGACACGCTACTGCATTTCCATGTCCACAGCAAATGTACGCAGCCTGAAGCACTTGTGTCGTCTGAGCATCCGTGAGCGGTTGCGGAGCCTACGTCTGAAGTCACCGGTGTTTTTAAGCTACTTGCCTTTACCAAACAGGCTGAAGGACTACCTCCGCTTTAAAGAGTATGATGTATATGGCAAAGGCAGTATATCAGAAGAGAGGTGATTGGTCATAAACCTATACATTTGCTGATTCAAAATGACCTGCTAGTTTATTCTTTGATACTTTGTGAAAGTGTGATACTCAATCATTGTTTGCTTCATGTAATattgttattcattgttgttTTTGTGGCGATCAATTAATTATCTTACTcaagagggggggaggggggggtgtacAACTTAAAAGTCAAAAGTTCACAAATGTAGGGTTAATACAGCCATCAGCAAAATGAGACCTTTCAGTGATTTACACATTCAAGTGGCAATAAAACAGAATTAATCTAGAAGATATGTATAACAGATTaattattttgtaatttgtttcCTATTTTTGGGATGGAGATATTGAGGGATGACGGAACTGCGTACATGACCTTTTAAAGCTCACGCCAATTTGGTCAAATTACTGGGTAGGGTTACATTAAATAGACAATATTTGTACAATTATACAActataaaaaaaattatatcaaaATGCACTATACATTGATACAAAAATTAGAAGTTGCATACATGTTATAAGAAATGTTCATACCAGTCCATACCTCAGAAGAGATGTGGTCTCTAACCTCAGTGATACCTTTCAACCCAAACCAAGCTTGCCATGACATTAATCTGAtatagcctattaaaaaaataCAAGCATTACATCATTACATGcatgtatacatacagtataggtCTACTTACTTTATGCATCCACACAACCAGCTTAATACCGTACAtgaacacaataaaaaaaataggccTATAGCCAGAGGAATAATTTTACATAGGGCTGAGGGCACACACCCCCCTAACTGTCAACACTTCCAAAAGGTTTAAAATGGCCTAGTTGTAGCTATTTCTCTATTGTAATAGCTTGTCCTACAGTTCAGATTTCATGAAGGCTACCTAGCCTATATTTTCCAGTGTAGGAATATACAGCATTTCTCTTGTCAGCCCATTATTTTTGAAAATATCTACCCTGGCCTAATTTCGGCCCACACAAAAGGACATGGCCTACCTTTAAACATGGAAGAGGATCAGAAGAGGCATACTTGTCTGAGATCTTtaaaaagacccccccccccccccacccacacacacacacacacacacacacacacacacacacacacacacaccaacaacacaaaacaaaacttaatatctgatgaaaaatgaaatgaaaaagccactgacaaataaaaatgttgTCACCAACATTAGACTATTAGTCTATTAGAGCTTTTGTACTTTTTAATTTCTCACAAGTGAGTAGGCCCTATTACACTTTAAAGGTAGTGTAGGTAGTGTTGGCGACAGTTACTTCACAACACTGCACTGTTTATTAAGTGCCTCTGGAGGGCGAAAGCTGACTGGGAACAGTGACGCTAGGGTTTTGCAGTGGTGGAGAAGGCCATACGTCAGAGGCATAATGGCGGAGGCTGGTTGAAGAGGACAGGCACTCAGCAAAGCTGCGCTGTTACCAATTTCTTCGCCCTCAGAAGAGGTCCGCAGTGCCTGAAAATGGCCTGCAATTCTTACGCGGAAATTGAAAACGACAACGAAAGCCTTAAGTTCAGTGGGATTTCATCCGAGGGCTGCAACTCTCAGAAGCAATTGTTGTCAGATAGTATCTCGGCCACATCCAAGCAAAATGGCGAACAAGCTGTATGTGAAGACGAGCAAATGTCTGAACAAGATGCGTCTGAGCGGCGGAAGATCGGTATGATGGATTTGAAAACCAGCAGTACTTCACCGTCGACACTTCAGAGACCTGCTGAAGAGTTGCTAAGAAGAAATTTTCAGATTCCACGGAAGATCAAGGAAAGGAAAGGTTGTGTCCTCTTAATACTAGCTAGCTCGCCAGCTAGCATTAGCTGAAGCCTGAAAGGGATTGTCTTTTTCATATTTCACCCTTGGCTGCATGTAATGTTGGCTTTTAAGACGGGACCTTTTAAGACTTTAGTAACAACTGATTCATTAACGCCATAACACAGGCCATGCTGCAGAGGACAACTAGTTAAAGATATAGTGTCAGTTGTACAGTTAGCAACCATACATCGCGCTCTGAACTGTTAGCTAGCTAACACTCATAACCCGGTGTGGCAGGTAAATTCGAAAGCAAGAAGCCATGTGAAGACATGACCACCAAGTTCCTTGTCCATGGTGTAGTGTAATTGTCGTTAACACAGCATGTGTGGGGTCAAGTTGTACATGCGTTTATGTACACAAATCCACCGTTTTTGCTGTTAACGTTAGTTGCCAAGCTACACAAGTTGGCTTACCACTCCTACTTCCTCGGATGCGCGCTGGCTCACCATGCATTAGGCCGAGGCCTCGGTGTTTATTACTTCACCACTCTTACGTGACCACTCAAGACACCCATGGTTCACCCATGTTTCAggcctcttttttcccccctcagtttctttctctttgttcACCCAGTCCCTCCAGTTGTCCACAAGTGTGCCTGTAGCAGTATCCCTGCCCATTTGGAATAGAGGCAAAACTTGAGAAGTAGTCTGGGTCTGGATGCAAAATGAGAAGTACCACAATCAGCATGGCATAGCACATAAGCTTAGCCCACACTGACCTGCCTGTAGCCTCAGCACTGTTTCACACTACATAACAGCTGCAGCCCTGCCTGGCCCCAGCTGCCTTGAGTGTCACCGGTGATCTTGGGGGTTAATTGTGGCTTCAGTTGCCCAGTCTTTCCTTAGAGCcatcattattattaatagCTCATTTCATTCCTTCAACACCATGAAGGGTTTTTGTTACTCTGGAAGCACTGTGTGTGGGCTGTTCAGTAGTAAACATGGCCACCCGATCTAAAGCCTCGCATTTCATATCTGATACTGGATTACTTGTGGGTATACCCCATGGTGGATACTGGTACATGAGCGTGTGTTTTGACATGTCCCCCGTTTgctgcctgtgtatgtgcatggtgCTAGTGCTTTGTGTGCTCTGTTGATTCGGCTCAGAATGTAATGCAATATTTTCACTCTGTCTCCAGTCAGGCTTTAAATAGACCCAGACTGGGTTATGTGGGGGTCCTAGTCACATATCTTGGTTGTTGTCCAGGTGTTGTCAAATAAaactatatatattttatttatttatttatttaaaaagggaGAGGCTGGCTTACTGCTTTGGCGGCACAGCTTGGATTGAAAATGGATTGGATGTAAAAGTGTGTCTTTCTTGAGTGTCAGTTAGTATTTGtcagtgcagagagagaaacaggttTGTACGTTATGTCATGTCATGATTCCTAGTGAGTTCTTTCGTCTTGTATGCGCTTCCCAAAAGCTTATGTGGCACAGCTCCATTGACTTGTAGGGTTCCCATTGTCCCATTGAGATGCAAATATTTGGGAAGTTATTCATCACCACTTTTTCAGTTGCGCTTGTCTTTCCTGAGAAAGTTCAGGTTTAGAAAGTGAAACTACTTTCACCATTCTACCTACTATCACAATTCCTCTTGTAATACAGGGAGTCAACCGAGACCAACTACTAGAGCTGTAACAGAAACGGTATGACTGAAAAATTGTGTTAGTCAGCTAATTTCAGAAGGtcgatgaaaaacactcttgaAGGCATTCAAATGTGAGGTGCATGTGAGGACATATTCTAGATACAAAATTCAAGTTTTCTATAGATGACTAATTTATTGTTCTCTTTGGGATGTTTGAAATCTTTCTTCCTTGGCATTATTGTGTTCTAGTAGATTACTGTTGAAATGCTcatgtttttttaaatttgcCTTTGTTTCAGGTTTGTTCCAGAACCTTTCCCCAGAATCTCGTGAGTTTGATGAACTTGTGaagcttctctcctctttctaccTGGAGCCTAACTCGCGGGGGACCTTCACATACACCAAAGCCCGTCTCATTCACAACGAGCTTCTTGAAAAAGAAGTAAGCCTT comes from Alosa sapidissima isolate fAloSap1 chromosome 7, fAloSap1.pri, whole genome shotgun sequence and encodes:
- the asb14b gene encoding dynein heavy chain 12, axonemal isoform X1; translated protein: MEADLAGSDEDWDGDEDEDTQYMIEQSLLQYNKRCGSKSNEPEDTIDVDEILTVIRTGDEEALRRLVQCREALSKADSRGWLPIHEAAAQEKKSILEIIYAASFQGAGESRTPTGETPLFFSVVYGHSRNTMFLLQNGCNPDSQNEDGDSPLVAAIKNEQYDMAALLLHYDAKVDQRGALQRTALHEASLLALPNYVYLLLQSGADPNACDAGERTPLGLAAQAGHLNIVEILLQGGARVSSESANSGSILFEAAASGNPDVVAVLLDYGADPNVPMHTGHLPIHRVAYRGHILALEQLIPVTKLEAVTMSGMSPLHSAAAGGHPQCLELLIGAGYDANFMLHPKVRRNYEDERRSALYFAVFNNDLRSTRLLLDAGAMPNQDPVNCLQVALRQGNYELINMLLRYGANVNYYSRINTTHFPSALQYALKDEVMLRMLLNYGYDVQRCFDCPYGNGPHVPSDYEGWSASVIKDMVFCEVITVYWLKHLSGQVVRIMLDYVDHVTLCSKLKAVLMEQKQWDDICQIQANVRSLKHLCRLSIRERLRSLRLKSPVFLSYLPLPNRLKDYLRFKEYDVYGKGSISEER
- the asb14b gene encoding dynein heavy chain 12, axonemal isoform X2; this translates as MFLLQNGCNPDSQNEDGDSPLVAAIKNEQYDMAALLLHYDAKVDQRGALQRTALHEASLLALPNYVYLLLQSGADPNACDAGERTPLGLAAQAGHLNIVEILLQGGARVSSESANSGSILFEAAASGNPDVVAVLLDYGADPNVPMHTGHLPIHRVAYRGHILALEQLIPVTKLEAVTMSGMSPLHSAAAGGHPQCLELLIGAGYDANFMLHPKVRRNYEDERRSALYFAVFNNDLRSTRLLLDAGAMPNQDPVNCLQVALRQGNYELINMLLRYGANVNYYSRINTTHFPSALQYALKDEVMLRMLLNYGYDVQRCFDCPYGNGPHVPSDYEGWSASVIKDMVFCEVITVYWLKHLSGQVVRIMLDYVDHVTLCSKLKAVLMEQKQWDDICQIQANVRSLKHLCRLSIRERLRSLRLKSPVFLSYLPLPNRLKDYLRFKEYDVYGKGSISEER
- the asb14b gene encoding dynein heavy chain 12, axonemal isoform X3, coding for MAALLLHYDAKVDQRGALQRTALHEASLLALPNYVYLLLQSGADPNACDAGERTPLGLAAQAGHLNIVEILLQGGARVSSESANSGSILFEAAASGNPDVVAVLLDYGADPNVPMHTGHLPIHRVAYRGHILALEQLIPVTKLEAVTMSGMSPLHSAAAGGHPQCLELLIGAGYDANFMLHPKVRRNYEDERRSALYFAVFNNDLRSTRLLLDAGAMPNQDPVNCLQVALRQGNYELINMLLRYGANVNYYSRINTTHFPSALQYALKDEVMLRMLLNYGYDVQRCFDCPYGNGPHVPSDYEGWSASVIKDMVFCEVITVYWLKHLSGQVVRIMLDYVDHVTLCSKLKAVLMEQKQWDDICQIQANVRSLKHLCRLSIRERLRSLRLKSPVFLSYLPLPNRLKDYLRFKEYDVYGKGSISEER